The following DNA comes from Jatrophihabitans sp..
ATGGCCGGGCTGATCAACGCGCTGGCAGCCGGCGGCTATGTCGGTCGAGCCGGCGCCGGCCGGGACGGCCCAGGTGGCACCGCGGCTGAGGCGGTGGTGGCGGCAGCGGTGACCGAGGCGATCCTGGTGGCGGCGCTGACCTGCGCCAGGGCCGGCGCGAACCCGCCGACCGCGGCCGAGCTGGCCGCCGCTCAGGCGGACCCGTATCAGTTTTGATCGCCTGGGCGACCGAAATCGATACGCATCGCCCCAGGCTGTCATCAGCTGGGCTTCAGTTGGGCTCCACGATCGCCGCCGACGGACCCGTATCAGTTTTGATCGGCTGGGCGACCGAAGTCGATACGCATCGCGGCCTAGGAGCCTCGCGCAAGGCCGGGCGGGGTATCAGGCAAGTGATCGGGCGGGGGTGTCAGCCGACGGATCCGGCCGGGTCGGCGTACACGCTGGCCGAGGCCACCGTGCTGCCGCGGACCACCAGCTCGGTCTCGAGCACCACGTCGGTCGGCTCGGCCTCCTTGATCAGGGCCGTCAGCAGCGACTGCGCCAGCAGCGCGCCCTGCTCGCCGACGGGTTGGCGCATCGTGGTCAGGTCCATCAGGTCGGCCGTGGCGTGGTCGTCGAACCCGATCACCGCGATGTCCTCGGGCACCCGCAGCCCGGAACGCCTGATCGCGCGGATCGCGCCGTAGGCCATCTCGTCGGACTCGGCGAACACCGCGGTCGGGCGCTCGTCGCGTTGCAGCAGGGTCAGCATCGCGGCCTCACCGCCGGCGACCGTGAAGTAACCCAGGCACTCCAGGTTCTCCGGCGGGGTCACGCCGGCCGCCAGCAGCGCCTTGCGGTAACCGGTGCCGCGGTGGTGCGGGGGAGTGAAGCGCATCGGGTCGTCGGTGTCGCCGCCGATCAGCGCGATCCGGCGGTGGCCCAGCGACAGCAGGTGTTCCACCGCGGTCCGGGCCGCCACCTCGTCGTCGATCCGGACCGAGGACAGGCCTGGGTGCTTGACGCCGAGCACGCCCACCGGCAACTGCAAGGTGTTCAGCGCCGCCACCTCGTCGTCGGTGAGGGCCAGGCTGACCACCAGCACCGCGTCGACCCGCTTGCGCATCGGCAGCACCGAGAAGAACCGCTCGCGGCCCTTGCTGTCGCCCAGGTTGTGCAGCAGCAGGTCATAGCCGGCGGCGCTGAGCACCGACTCGACCGCGCCGAGCACCTCGGCGAAGAACCACCGGTTGACGAACGGCACCACCACGCCGAGGGTCGAGGACCGGCCGCTGGCCAGCCGGGCGGCGAACGGCGAGGCGACGTAGTCCAGTTCCCGGGCCGCCGTCAGCACCTTGTCCCGGGTGGCCGCCGCGACGTCGGGAAGTCCTCGCAGGGAGCGCGACACGGTGGCTATCGAGACGCCCGCCAGCTTTGCTACGTCCTCGATACTGGCTGACATGGGGCGAGCCTCCTGTAAGTCTTTACGGCACCGTATGCGATGGGGCACACCAGAGCCAGCGCTGACGTCTCGACCCGCCCACAGATAGGGCTGGCACACTCGCGTGGTGCGCACTTTGCTGATCAACGGACGGATCTACAGCTCGTGGGCCCGCAACGCCAGCGCGCTGCTGGTCTCGGACGCGGAGGTGGCCTGGCTCGGCGACGACGCCTCGGCCTCGACCATGGCGGCCGACCGCGTTGTGGACCTCGACGGAGCGCTGGTGATCCCGGCGTTCGTCGACGCGCACTTTCACACCACCGACACCGGCTTGTCGCTGAGCGGGCTGGTGCTGGGGTCCGCCGGGTCGCTGGCCGAGGCGCTGGGAGCAGTCGAGCGGGCCGCCCGGTCCAGCGGTGGCCGGCCGTTGCTCGGCTCGGGCTGGGACGAGACCCGGTGGCCGGAGGGCCGGGCGCCGACCGCAGCGGAGCTGGACCGCGCCAGCTACGGCGGCGTCGTGTACCTGGCCCGCACCGACGCCCATTCGGCGGTGGTGTCCTCGGCCCTGCTGGCTTCGGTCCCGGGCATCGCCGGCCTGGACGGCTACTCCGCCGACGGCCGGCTCACCAAGGCCGCCCACCACGCGGCGCGGGCGGTTGCCCGGTCGGCCATCACCGCCGGCCAGCGCGGCGAGCTGCAGCGGATCGCGTTGCGCCACGCCGCCGCGCACGGGGTGGCTGCCGTCCACGAGATGGCCGGCCCGGAGATCTCCAGTGCCGAGGACCTGGCCGGCCTGCTGGCGCTGGTGGCAGGAGCAGCGGGCGGGGCAGGTCACGCCCAGGACGAGCCCTATCCGGAGGTGTACGGGTACTGGGGCGAGCTGCGCGGCGCCGCGGCGGCTGCCGAACTCGGCGCGATCGGCGCGGGCGGTGACCTGTTCTGTGACGGCTCGATCGGCTCGCACACCGCCGGCATGCTGCACCCCTATGTCGACCTGGGCGAGCTGCCGGCCGGCGACACCGGATGCGGTTACCTGCGCTATGACACCGCCGAGCTGGCCGAGCATCTGATCGAGTGCACCGAGGCCGGCTTGCAGGGCGGCTTCCACGCCATCGGCGACGCCGCCACCGACCAGGTGGTGGCGGCGATGCGACTGGCCGCTGACCGGCTCGGCCCGCGGGTCTCGGCCGCCGGGCACCGGATCGAGCACGCCGAGCTGATCACCGACGTGGCCGCGCTGGCCGGCACCGGCCTGATCGCGTCGGTGCAGCCCGCCTTCGACGCCAGCTGGGGCGGCGATTCGGGGATGTACGCCCAGCGGCTCGGGGTCGAGCGGGCCCGCCGGCTGAACCCGCTGGCCGCGCTGGCCGCCGCCGGGGCGCCGCTGGCCTTCGGGGCGGACTCACCCGTAACGCCGGTGGATCCGTGGGGCGGGGTGCGGGCCGCGGTCCATCCGAGCAACCCCGCGCACGCCTTGAGCCCGCGCGCGGCCTTGACCGCGCACACCCGCGGCGGCTGGCGGGCCGCCCGCGCCGACTCCGACGGCTCGGGCGTGCTGGCTCCCGGCGCCCCGGCCAGCTACGCCGTCTTCGCGGCCGGCCCGCTGGGGGTGGACGCCCCCGACGAGCGGCTGTCGCAGTGGAGCACCGACGAGCGCTCCGGCGTTCCCGGCCTGCCGGACCTGGCCGCGGGCCTGGACCTGCCGCGGTGCCTGCGCACGGTG
Coding sequences within:
- a CDS encoding LacI family DNA-binding transcriptional regulator — protein: MSASIEDVAKLAGVSIATVSRSLRGLPDVAAATRDKVLTAARELDYVASPFAARLASGRSSTLGVVVPFVNRWFFAEVLGAVESVLSAAGYDLLLHNLGDSKGRERFFSVLPMRKRVDAVLVVSLALTDDEVAALNTLQLPVGVLGVKHPGLSSVRIDDEVAARTAVEHLLSLGHRRIALIGGDTDDPMRFTPPHHRGTGYRKALLAAGVTPPENLECLGYFTVAGGEAAMLTLLQRDERPTAVFAESDEMAYGAIRAIRRSGLRVPEDIAVIGFDDHATADLMDLTTMRQPVGEQGALLAQSLLTALIKEAEPTDVVLETELVVRGSTVASASVYADPAGSVG
- a CDS encoding amidohydrolase family protein → MRTLLINGRIYSSWARNASALLVSDAEVAWLGDDASASTMAADRVVDLDGALVIPAFVDAHFHTTDTGLSLSGLVLGSAGSLAEALGAVERAARSSGGRPLLGSGWDETRWPEGRAPTAAELDRASYGGVVYLARTDAHSAVVSSALLASVPGIAGLDGYSADGRLTKAAHHAARAVARSAITAGQRGELQRIALRHAAAHGVAAVHEMAGPEISSAEDLAGLLALVAGAAGGAGHAQDEPYPEVYGYWGELRGAAAAAELGAIGAGGDLFCDGSIGSHTAGMLHPYVDLGELPAGDTGCGYLRYDTAELAEHLIECTEAGLQGGFHAIGDAATDQVVAAMRLAADRLGPRVSAAGHRIEHAELITDVAALAGTGLIASVQPAFDASWGGDSGMYAQRLGVERARRLNPLAALAAAGAPLAFGADSPVTPVDPWGGVRAAVHPSNPAHALSPRAALTAHTRGGWRAARADSDGSGVLAPGAPASYAVFAAGPLGVDAPDERLSQWSTDERSGVPGLPDLAAGLDLPRCLRTVVRGRQIFDSGELP